The genomic segment TCAGGCCCAGGCTGCCCCCACACCCTACCCAGAGCTCAGAGAAGACGGCCCAGCCTTCTCCCCACGTCAGTCATGCTGAGCCCTGCATCTGCGTTCACTCCTTTAAGGAACGTGGTTGGCTCAATCCGGTGCCGCACCTTCACAGGATGGCTCTCCATGGGTCCACTGGGGGCCCAACCTCTTATATGGCCCCTCGCTAAAAGGACTCAACAAAAAGAGTGACCAGGCACCGACCCTTGTTTGCAGGAGGACTTGGCCATTCCCTGAGCTGTCCCACAGCACCTGCCGGCCAGGGCCcagggcacagagcgagactctgtcttttccTCAAGGAGACACCGTGGGGGAGGGAGTGAGAGGTAGACACCACCAACCTCATCCCATGACCAGGGGCTGGCGACGCTCAGAGGCCCATGAGTGTGTTCTCCACCCGGAAGGGTCAGTGCCGGCTCCCTGGACCCAGAGGAAGATGGCTCAGGCGGTGGCCCGGCCTGGGGAAGGAACTGAAGCCACCCTCCTGGAGAGAAACTGACGCCTCCCCAGTTCCTGTTAGGAAGGACCTCAGGAAAGAACTGGGATCAGGCAGCCTGGGGTGGCGACCTCAGGGCCCCTGAGGAGGATGTCAGGCTGCAGAAGGGAGGGGATGGGCATGAAGCTTGGGAAGGGGGCGCCAGAGGAGGCAAGGCCTGTGCAGAGGCAGCACCAGAGGCCACTGCAGTGACTCCACCACCCAGCAGCGCCACCATGAGTCCGGAagtgggaggccaggcaggagggGTTGTGATGGCCCAGGTGCCAGGAAGAAGGGCTGAGGGGACAGTGCAGGCGTCCAGAGAGGCCTCGCAGGGACAGGCTGCGAAAGTCACAGGTGGGGATGGGCTTTCTCCAGGGAGTTCTACAGCACAGATGGTGCCGCTGGCCTGGCTGTGGCCAGCTCTGCACGTGAGCCTGCCCCAGTCCTTGCTGGGCACAGACCAAAGAGCGGTTCCTGGGTTGGAATCACAGAATTCAGGGGCTGATGGCAGTCAGGATGGGAGTTGGGAGGGgtgaatgaattaaatatttgagCCCTGGTGGAGGCTACAGGATGTGGTGCCTTTCACATTAAAGAAGGTTCTGGAGAAGGGGATGATTCTTGGAATAAGTATCAGTTTCCACATGCCTGAGATTAGGTTCCGGATTTAAAACCTTATTGTAAGATCATCTCTTTGAACCTTCTCTCTGGTTTGGGggaaattttgattatttttgttgttttgggttttttgtttgtttggttttttttttttttttttttttttgagacagggtctccctctgttgaccaggctggagtgcagaggctggagtgctatggggtgatcagggctcactgaggtctgcacctccctggctcaagaaatgctcccacttcagcctcccaactaggtGGGAATACAAGCgagtgccaccatatccagctagttttaaaaatgttttgtagtgatggggtcttactatgttgccaggcttgtctcaagctcctgggctcaagcgatcttcccgtctcagcctcccaaagtgttaggattataggtatgaaccaccacgcccagctgatttgttttttaacagaTAGAAAATCATTTGAGGGGGAAACTGatccatttaatttattttacttaaaaaacagTTTTGCTCAACCTCGTTCTTAAGCTGTGTTGTGTTCTTAATGTTTATCAATAGTACATTGCTCAGTTCTGGAAAGCACTTAGCCagatatttaaaaagcaacaaattgAAGTGCAAAATAGAAGATGGAACAAAAACTCTCCAATAGTGTATTCAACTTAACAGGTTTTCAACTCACCAGAGTGCTATTGGAATACAATTGTCCTCCTGGTTCCTGTCATATAAGATCAAAGTTAAACCACTAAACACAATTGCCGCATCCTTGACTTCATAAACTTTCCTTTCCACACATCCATATAGATGCCCGAAGCACCTTTCAGGGCAGAATTGTCTTTTGTCCCTCACTCTCAGGGGACAACCATGCACTAGGGCTCACCTGCCAGCCATCCCTGCCAATGTCACTACTGCTGGGGGGGCAGTGAAGGGGGTGGCCAGATCAGGGCTCAGGGTGCCTGGCTAAACGCCCCCTTCACTGAACCTGCTCCTGTGCCTGCAGCTTCCCGCAGGCTGAGGCCCCAGTGCCCTGCTTGTGCTgctgagggaggctccatggccTGTTGAGAGGCCTCCCCAGGAAGCCCGTGGGGAGGAGGTTGGGGTGTCTCCTGCCTTGGGGGTGGGACAGTCCCTTCTTGTTCCCATCCCAGGTACCTGACCCAAGTTCTTCTGTGTGTGAGGAATGCCTGGATGTCCCTCCCTGGTAGGTGGGATGGGACAGAGGGAGGTCCTGCCTACACAGCCCTTAATTAGGAATTTAAGAGATTTGTGCTCTAGGAAGGAACTGCTTCCGCTACCATTTGGCCCACTGTGTGGTGTGCAGACCCTCAGATCGGAAACAGGTTTCAAGGGTGTTCAGGATTTACCTCGTGTTCATGAAGGTCAGGGTTCACCTCTTCCCCCCTGTTCCCCCTGCTAACTCTGCAGCAGACCCTGCACTAATTAAGTCCCCACAACAGCCCTGAGCCCCCGGCtctgtgaaagttgtcagaatcaaaatgaagCCACTTTTGTCCAACCCTAagagcaacaacaaaataatgtaGCCGGGAGGTTGTGAAGGAGGCCCCACCCGCACACCTGCCTGTGATCAGAGCCCTTCCGAAGCCTCTGGGAAGGGCTCTGAGGCGTAGACGCCTGAAacaagaccttttttttttaaatttttttgccagGACTTTGCAGCTCGCTACGTGAGTCACAAGGACGGCTAGCCAGATGCACAAGAACACTTGCCTGATACGCTGTGTCCACTCATAAACTGACGTCCATTCCTGGGATAAGCCCCTGGAATCAGTGTTCTCTTCCTTTCAAAACAACTGTGTAGGCAgatgtggtggcgagtgcctgtaatgccagctactcaggaggcggaggcaggagaattgcttgaacctgggaggcagaggttgcagtgagccaagatcgcaccactgcactcagcctgggcaacagagcaactccaaaaaaaaaaaaaaaggcaaaaaagacaaaaaccaaaaaccgaGCATGTACTGCTCCTTTGGTCTTTCAAAGCCCTCCTTGCCTCCCCTCTGATGCGCCCCTAGTTTACTAAGGCTGGGGCTCCACATGCAGTGCTGCTGCTTGTTCCCAATTAAACTCCACAGTTTTGGGGAGCCTCCCTCTGTTTCTTGAGGTTGACAGGACTATCATTCTTCTTGTTCGTAGATGAGGGAATTAAGGCTTGGAGAGGTTCCGTTTTGAAGGACACTCAGTAAGTGGTGGAGAGAGAATTTCAGCTCAGACCCAAAGGCTATTTATTTCCTGTGGAGGGACCACAGGAGCACGCCCTTttcgctctgctaatttttgtattttttgtagagatgagatttttccatgttgcccaggctggtctcaaactcctgagctcaagtgatcctcccgtctcagcctcccaaagtgctaggattacagagaTGAGCCACTATGTCGGGCCTCTTGTATTATtgcctggttttttttgttttgttttgtttttgagacagagtctcactctgccacccaggctggagtgcagtggcacgatcttggctcacggcaaccttcccctcccaggttcaagcgattctcctgcctcagtctcccaagtaactgggactacaggtgcatgccaccacgcctggctaattttttgtatttttagtagagatggggtttcactgtgttagccaggatggtctcaatctcctgacctcaagagctgtccacctcagcctctcaaagtgctgggattacagacgtgagccactgtgcccggcttgtattatttcttacaactactTGTGAATCTATAGTTCTGTCAAAAACTCCAACTTAAACATGAAACTCAGGGTGGCTATAAAGCCCCCGACTCATCTTGACTTTGGAGTGAATCAATGAATTAATTGCCTGCCCATTAGTGAGTCTCCTCTGACCTTTAGCTAAGAATGTTCCTCACTCAGCAAGATGAAGCAAGAGGTAGAGGGAACTAAGGGGGCAACAAGCAGGAGGCAGGAAGGGCCCATGAGGGTGACATCTTCCCTGAGAGCCCCAGGATGACCAGCAGGAAGCCAGGCAGGATGCAGGCAGGAGGACCCAGGAAAGCTCGTATGAGGGGAGGCCCTGGGCGTGGTGTGGagtggggcagggcaggcagaggctgggcagCAGGTGAGGTCCCCTGGGTTCTGAAGGCCAAGCCTGGGGTTTGAGGTAAACAGGCCTGAGTGGAGAAGGGGCTGCTGTGGttgggctggggtgggtggagctggaggagcCTTTTCTTCTCGAACCAATTTTTGAATTGTGCTACATAACATGGTACATCAAATTTACCTCCTTCACCATTTTCAAGGGTACAGGGCAGCAGTGTTGAGTACACGCACAGTGTTGTGCAGCTGATCTCCAGAACATTCTCATCCTGCAACCTTGAAGCTCTGTCCCCATTAAACTCCAACTgtaaccctaaccccaaccctaacacgagccctaaccctaaccctaacccattgcctcctccctcagcctcaggcAACCTCCATTCcacttctgtctctatgaatttgactccCCTAGGGACCTCAGAGAAGTGTGTTCATGCGTATTGGTCCTTTTGCACTGTGcatttcactaagcataatgtcctaaggttcatccacgttgtagcagGTGTCAGGGTCgccttccttttcaaggctgcaTGATACTCCATTGTATGTGTGCACCCTGTTTGGTTTCTCCATTCCTCTGTTGCTGGACACTTGGTTGCTTCCAGCTCTTGGCTGCTGTGGATAATGCTGCTGGGAACATGGGTGTGCAGTACCTGTTCGAGTCCCTGGTTTGCATTCCTTTGACTACACACTCAGAGTGGGATGTCTGGACTGGAGCAATACTTTTGAACTCAGCCTGAGGTCACCAAACTCTCTGAGCTCCTTATCAGAGGCTACACTTCTGGGTGTGCCCATGGCTCATGGAAAACAGACTCACCCCAGGCTCAATCTACCTGTGCAAGAAAACAGGGGTCAACCTCAAGTGTACAAGCTGCTGTGGAAGACCCAGCCCAGGCCTGGCCAACCCAGGGCACTGGCCCCTCCCCAGCCCATGTCCTCAGGACATAGGTGTGGGCACCCACACACACCAAGTGGGTTCTAGGGCAGCCAGGCCACCCCACACGCCTCCTTTCACACTCCTCTGGGGCTCGTGGTATGATGAGCCCTAACCTGGGCCCTGGCCTAGGCTGTGTGTTTCCAGCCTCACCTCTCTTCACACCTTGAATGAGGTGAACAAAGGAGTGGCAACGGATCTCCCACAAGACACTATGAGCCACACACGGTCCCTTCCCTTCAGCAAGCTTGGCTTCTGGTCACAGGATTGGGTGGGGTCAAGATGGACACAAGGGGTGTGGGGAGGGACGTGGAGCATTTACAGCCAGGGACAAAGTCCTACCCTGAtttaaacccaggcagcctgCACTGCAGCCGGTTCCTAGTGTCCCCACTTCGCCTCCCTCCTGCTGCACCGAAGACATGCGGGGGCCctgggtgctgctgctgctgggcctGAGGCTACAGCTCTCCCTGGGCATCATCCCAGGTAATGAGGCTCCCCAAGCTGTTCCGCACACAGGGCGCCCCCTCACCAGGCTGACCTGATCTCTACTCTCCCCCTGGCCAGTTGAGGAGGAGAACCCAGCCTTCTGGAACCGCCATGCAGCTGAGGCCCTGGATGCCGCCAAGAAGCTGCAGCCCATCCAGAAGGTCGCCAAGAACCTCATCCTCTTCCTGGGTGATGGTGAGTGACCAAGGCCTGTCCAGCCCCGCAGCCCTCACAGCCCCAGCACCTAGGACCTTTGGTGATTCCAAGCCAGCCCTGGGGCCCAGGACTCACACATTTCTGCCCCTTCAGGGATGGGGGTGCCCACGGTGACAGCCGCTAGGATCCTAAAGGGGCAGAAGAATGGCAAACTGGGGCCTGAGACGCCCCTGGCCATGGACGGCTTCCCATACGTGGCGCTATCCAAGGTAAGGGCTGGGCCACTTCAGAGTCCTCCAAGCAGAGGAGGGGGTCAAGGATATGGAGtgtggcaggagggagggagccagGACAGCTGGGGCCTGAGTTAGGAGCTGGGAGCAGTTAGGACCCCAGAGGACCAGAACCAGGCCCCTGGTTGGGGTCTGTGTCCAGAAGGCTGGGTTCTCCTCAGCTGGCCAGGGGGAGAGTAGAGATCAGGTCAGCCTGGTGAGGGGGCGCCCTGTGTGCGGAACAGCTTGGGGAGCCTCATTACCTGGGATGATGCCCAGGGAGAGCTGTAGCCTCaggcccagcagcagcagcacccagGGCCCCTGCATGTTTTGGGCGCAGCAGGAGGGAGGCGAAGTGGGGATACTAGGAACTGGATGCAGTAcaggctgcctgggtttaaaTCAGGGTAGGACTTTGCCCCTGGCTGTAAATGCTGCCGAAGCCCCAAAGTAGAGCTCAGGGTGTCTCTATTCTCAGACGTACAATGTGGACAGACAGGTGCCAGACAGCGCAGGCACAGCCACAGCCTACCTGTGCGGGGTCAAGGCCAACTACCAGACCATCGGCTTGAGCGCAGCCGCCCGCTATAACCAGTGCAACACGACACGCGGCAATGAGGTCATCTCCGTGATGAACCGGGCCAAGAAAGCAGGTGAGCTAGGGCCTGCTGCGGGGTCAGGACCAGGCCCAAGACCTCGGTCACCAATCCTGACCCCTGTCACCCTCAGGAAAGTCAGTGGGAGTGGTGACCACCACACGGGTGCAGCATGCCTCGCCAGCTGGCACCTACGCACACACGGTGAACCGCAACTGGTACTCAGATGCTGACATGCCTGCCTCGGCCCGCCAGGATGGCTGCCAGGACATTGCCACACAGCTCATCTCCAACGTGGACATTGACGTGCGACCCCAAGGCCAAGGGCTGGGGCTAGGCAGAGGGGAAGGTGGGGGCATAGGCTCAGATCCAGGCAACCAAAAGCCTGATCCGGGTCAGCAGGGTCTGGAGGTGGGGTTGGGGAGGTGGAATgtgcagcccagcctgggccaTTCCCACTGCCCTGGGGAGGGGAGCCAGGGGCTGTGCATGAGGAGGGGACATGGGGCCAACTAGGCCCCCAACCCACCTGCCCCATCCTCTGTCCCCAGGTGATCCTGGGTGGAGGCCGCAAGTACATGTTTCCCAGGGGGACCCCAGACCCTGAGTACCCAAGTGATGCCAGCCAGAATGGAACCAGACTGGACGAGAAGTACCTGGTGCAGGAATGGCTGACAAAGCACCAGGTGATGGGGGCTGGCAGGTGTGGGAGGCATGGCAGGGGGAGGGCAAGTGTGTGGGTCTCAGGGCTGTGGGCTGAGGCCTGGCTCTATCCCTGCAGGGTGCCCGGTACGTGTGGAACCGCACTGAGCTCATGCAGGCTTCCCTGGACCAGTCTGTGACCCATCTCATGGGTAATGACCCCCTTCCTGCCCTGGCATTCCTCAGACGGCCTCAGAGGGTGCCATCCGAGCCTGTGTGCACATCAGCCAGCACTCTCCTGCTCGCAGCCTGCCAATCACTACCAAGCCCCTTGTCCCACAGGCCTCTTTGAACCCGGAGACATGAAATATGAGATCAACCGAGACCCCACACTGGACCCCTCCCTGCTGGAGATGACAGAGGCTGCCCTGCGCCTGCTGAGCAGGAACCCCCGCGGCTTCTACCTCTTCGTGGAAGGTGTGTGGTGGCCCCTGGGGAGTGGAGgaaggcggggcagggcagggcaaggcAAGTTCAAGCATCACCCTCCTCTGGCCTTCCTGCAGGTGGTCGCATCGACCATGGTCATCATGAGGGCTTGGCTTACCATGCGCTCACTGAGGCGGTCATGTTTGATGACGCCATCAAGAGGGCAGGCCAGCTCACCAGCGAGGAGGACACGCTGACCCTCATCACTGCTGACCACTCCCACGTATTCTCCTTTGGTGGCTACACCTTTCGAGGGAGCTCCATCTTCGGTAGGCCTGGGGAGAGTGGCAGGTGCTGCTGCATCAGTTATGTGGGTGaagtctgagcctcagttttctcctctgccaAATGTGTGTAATGCTGGCACCAGCCCTATTGTGAGGACAGAGCCCCTGAACAGGCAAAGTAGTGGTGCCTAGCACATAGGAGGCACTCCCACAGCTGTGGTCAGCTCAACTACAGGGACCCCCGTCTCCCTACAGGGTTGGCCCCCAGCAAGGCTCAGGACAGCAAAGCCTACACGTCCATCCTGTACGGCAATGGCCCGGGCTACGTGCTCAACTCAGGCGTGCGACCAGACGTGAATGAGAGTGAGAGCGGTGAGTGAGGCTGAATGGCCCGCTCAGGGGGACCAGAGTGCCAGGGATGGGGGTATTCGCGGGAGGGGGACGCCGCCCGTCTGCCCTGAACTGCACTCACCCTCCTACCAGGGAGCCCCGATTACCGGCAGCAGGCGGCGGTGCCCCTGTCGTCCGAGACCCACGGAGGCGAAGACGTGGCGGTGTTCGCGCGCGGTCCTCAGGCGCACCTGGTGCACGGTGTGCAGGAGCAGAGCTTCGTAGCGCACGTCATGGCCTTTGCCGCCTGCCTGGAGCCCTACACGGCCTGCGACCTGGCGCCCCCCGCCGGCACCACCGACACCGCGCCTCCTGCTCCCGCCGGCACCACCGACACCGCGCCTCCCGCTCCCGCCGGCACCACCGACGCTGCGCACCCGGTTCCCGCGTCGCTGCCTCTGCTGGCCGGGACCCTGCTGCTGCTGGGGGCGGCCGCTGCTCCCTGAGCGCCCCACCCTGGAGTTATCCTGCTCCCCACCTCCAGGCGTCCTGCCCTGCTCCCCGTCCTGAGCTGCCACTTCCGGCGTGAACACATACAGgtgacctgccgctggaccttcACCCACTAGAGATAAACCAGCATTAGCTGGAGCAGCGCTGCCCTTCTTCCCTCTGCATCCCCTTCAGGGAGCAGGAACCCAGGGCGCCCTGGGAGCTGAGCCTGGGACTCCCAGGACCTCCCCCCAGGCTGCTCTCTGATTCTTCCTCCCAACCCCAGAGACTGCGGATTTGTGCCATGCGGCTGTCTGCACCCCAGACAATAAAGGGACCCAAACCACTCAGCCCCCACCCTGCCTCTAGCCTGAGGAAGACCAAGCAGGCCTGGACCCATAGACGTCCTCCAACCCTGGATACGACACACCGAGACTGTGTGCCCCATCGTTCTTAGCTTCAATCCTCACAGCACCTGGTAGACCCAAGGACTTGGGTGGATTAGGACACCTGAAGAAGAGCAGCTTCCCGCCACTCTGCAACCCACCCAAGGAGGCTGCTGGGGCGGGGATCCCCATGGGGCTTTGACACAATCCTCTGCTGCCTCCCCACTAGGATCATTCCACACCCCTGCACCTGACCAAGGGGCCAATGAGGCAGAGGCTTGCCCCAAGTCATAGCCACTCAGATGCTTCCCGACCCCCAGTGCCCTTtccaggtcaggagatccaagGAGCGCCTGAGGAGCTCTGGGTACAGGGCAGCAGCCCAGAGCCCATGGACCCTCCCGGGACATCTGGATGCTGGGCATAGATTTCTCAACAAGGAAGACTCCCCTGCCTCCTGAAGGTCTCCATTCTCCTAGGAGACAAAGCAATAATAAAAGGAAGTGTTAGACAATGTAATGCCTGTACTACTTCCTAGGAGAAAAATCATGAGTGAGTGTGGGCACGGTATCTGGAGGGGTGGATAACGCAGACCAGGAGGGGCTGCTGAGGAGCAGACGATTGAGCAAGACACTTGAATAGAGTGGGGCTTGAGCAAGGCAGCAcagcagtgcaaaggccctgggacAGTGCCAGAAggtgctctgggaggccaaggactGGAtcagaggggtgggggtgggtgggtagagTGGGGAAAGCCTGAGGGGTCAGGAGAGTGGGGGTGGGGCATGGGAGACCATGAAGTCTGGGTACAGGGGTG from the Macaca nemestrina isolate mMacNem1 chromosome 11, mMacNem.hap1, whole genome shotgun sequence genome contains:
- the LOC105474004 gene encoding intestinal-type alkaline phosphatase, with translation MRGPWVLLLLGLRLQLSLGIIPVEEENPAFWNRHAAEALDAAKKLQPIQKVAKNLILFLGDGMGVPTVTAARILKGQKNGKLGPETPLAMDGFPYVALSKTYNVDRQVPDSAGTATAYLCGVKANYQTIGLSAAARYNQCNTTRGNEVISVMNRAKKAGKSVGVVTTTRVQHASPAGTYAHTVNRNWYSDADMPASARQDGCQDIATQLISNVDIDVILGGGRKYMFPRGTPDPEYPSDASQNGTRLDEKYLVQEWLTKHQGARYVWNRTELMQASLDQSVTHLMGLFEPGDMKYEINRDPTLDPSLLEMTEAALRLLSRNPRGFYLFVEGGRIDHGHHEGLAYHALTEAVMFDDAIKRAGQLTSEEDTLTLITADHSHVFSFGGYTFRGSSIFGLAPSKAQDSKAYTSILYGNGPGYVLNSGVRPDVNESESGSPDYRQQAAVPLSSETHGGEDVAVFARGPQAHLVHGVQEQSFVAHVMAFAACLEPYTACDLAPPAGTTDTAPPAPAGTTDTAPPAPAGTTDAAHPVPASLPLLAGTLLLLGAAAAP